The following are encoded together in the Mumia sp. Pv4-285 genome:
- a CDS encoding DEAD/DEAH box helicase: MSGAAHLPPAYPDRAAWGTAPKLRAWQADAISHYAERNPRDFLAVATPGAGKTTFALTVAAQLLERRVVERIIVVAPTDHLKTQWAEAGARAGIPLDPSFSGRSGAMAADYKGFALTYAGVATNPTAYRLRTERFRTLVILDEVHHAGDALSWGDAVSEAFEPATRRLALTGTPFRSDTNPIPFVTYAPGDDGIGRSVADYSYGYAEALSDGVVRPVLFMAYSGDLHWRTRAGDEVAARLGEPMTKDLTAQALRTALDPTGSWIPSVLAAADKRLSEVRRHVPDAGGLVIASDQNSARAYAKILREITGTGPSVVLSDEKEASARISAFAESDERWMVAVRMVSEGVDVPRLAVGVYATTTSTPLFFAQAVGRFVRARKRGETATVFVPSVPRVLGLAAELEVERDHVLGRVGGDTDDPLALDDELIAAAQATESTADLEPFEFQALGSEASFDRVLYDGGEFGHEGEVAVGSEEEMDFLGIPGLLEPDQVRELLRHARSRRAQRGRDADAADGTDDSEAAASAAPDAPAQPDEPSTHEMRALLRRELNGLVGAWHHRTGQPHGVVHHRLREECGGPAAVSASVDDLRTRIDKIREWASRPSR; this comes from the coding sequence ATGTCCGGGGCCGCACACCTCCCTCCGGCCTATCCAGATCGTGCAGCATGGGGCACCGCCCCGAAGCTTCGCGCGTGGCAGGCCGACGCGATCTCGCATTACGCCGAGCGCAATCCACGTGACTTCCTCGCGGTGGCGACGCCCGGCGCCGGCAAGACGACCTTCGCTCTGACGGTCGCCGCCCAGCTGCTCGAGCGCCGCGTCGTCGAGCGGATCATCGTCGTCGCACCCACCGACCACCTCAAGACGCAGTGGGCCGAGGCGGGCGCCCGTGCCGGCATCCCGCTGGACCCGTCCTTCAGCGGACGCAGCGGTGCGATGGCGGCCGACTACAAAGGCTTCGCGCTCACGTACGCCGGAGTGGCGACCAACCCGACCGCGTACCGTCTTCGCACCGAGCGCTTCCGCACGTTGGTGATCCTCGACGAGGTCCACCACGCCGGCGACGCCCTGTCGTGGGGTGACGCGGTCAGCGAGGCCTTCGAGCCCGCCACGCGGCGGCTTGCGCTGACCGGCACCCCGTTCCGGTCGGACACCAACCCGATCCCGTTCGTGACGTACGCCCCGGGCGACGACGGCATCGGCCGCAGCGTCGCCGACTACTCGTACGGCTATGCAGAAGCGCTCTCCGACGGGGTCGTCAGGCCAGTGCTCTTCATGGCCTACTCGGGCGACCTCCACTGGCGCACGCGCGCTGGCGACGAGGTTGCCGCGAGGCTCGGCGAACCGATGACGAAGGACCTCACCGCACAGGCCCTCCGTACGGCGCTCGACCCGACCGGCTCCTGGATCCCGTCCGTGCTCGCCGCTGCCGACAAGCGGCTGTCCGAGGTCCGTCGGCACGTGCCCGACGCCGGGGGGCTGGTGATCGCGAGCGACCAGAACAGCGCCCGCGCCTACGCCAAGATCCTCCGTGAGATCACCGGCACGGGCCCGTCGGTCGTGCTCTCGGACGAGAAGGAGGCGAGTGCCCGGATCAGCGCGTTCGCCGAGTCCGACGAGCGGTGGATGGTTGCCGTACGCATGGTCAGCGAGGGCGTCGACGTGCCTCGCCTGGCCGTCGGCGTGTACGCGACCACGACGTCGACGCCGCTGTTCTTCGCCCAGGCCGTCGGGCGCTTCGTGCGTGCCCGCAAGCGCGGCGAGACGGCGACCGTGTTCGTGCCGAGCGTGCCGCGCGTGCTCGGGCTCGCCGCGGAGCTCGAGGTGGAGCGCGACCACGTGCTCGGCCGGGTCGGCGGCGACACGGACGACCCGCTCGCGCTCGACGACGAGCTGATCGCCGCTGCCCAGGCGACCGAGTCCACCGCCGACCTCGAGCCGTTCGAGTTCCAGGCGCTCGGGAGCGAGGCGTCGTTCGACCGGGTCCTGTACGACGGCGGTGAGTTCGGCCACGAGGGTGAGGTCGCGGTCGGGTCCGAGGAGGAGATGGACTTCCTCGGGATCCCCGGTCTGCTGGAGCCCGACCAGGTCCGGGAGCTGCTCCGGCACGCCCGGTCGAGACGCGCTCAGCGCGGACGGGACGCGGACGCCGCCGACGGCACGGACGACTCGGAGGCGGCTGCGTCGGCGGCACCGGACGCGCCCGCGCAGCCCGACGAGCCGAGCACGCACGAGATGCGTGCGCTGCTGCGCCGTGAGCTCAACGGTCTCGTCGGCGCGTGGCACCACCGCACGGGCCAGCCGCACGGCGTCGTCCATCACCGGCTGCGGGAGGAGTGCGGCGGGCCGGCGGCGGTGAGCGCCTCCGTCGACGACCTGCGGACCCGGATCGACAAGATCAGAGAATGGGCCAGCCGACCTTCTCGATGA
- a CDS encoding zinc metalloprotease: MPDRRRRVHTRAYGVGLLAALLVAGLFSATSSAAARQPATADSDGRLGATTPRAHASDDCDPAEALAARAIKGVDGVVRGPEPSAATIEAYERDFARRAAALDAARTGSGDKGDAGDAPRRITVNVYAHVIKPSAGSKTVSRAKVRRQIKIVNRAFAGKQWGPARTTRIRFKLKSTGYTVNRAWYYAGLGSKESRQMRKALHRGKKRTLNLYIGAPTVQGDLQVLGYATFPQRPASKLATDGVVIHRGTLPGGGFRRYNKGDTAVHEIGHWLGLYHTFQGGCGKKGDRVADTPRERIPSFECPRGRDTCPSPGEDPIHNFMDYSYDRCMHHFTAGQTERMRKLWRVYRR, translated from the coding sequence ATGCCTGACCGCCGCCGGCGGGTGCACACTCGCGCGTACGGCGTCGGGCTGCTCGCAGCTCTCCTGGTGGCCGGGCTTTTCTCGGCCACGTCGTCCGCTGCTGCTCGGCAGCCGGCGACGGCCGACTCAGACGGGCGCCTCGGGGCCACGACGCCCCGAGCACATGCTTCCGACGACTGCGACCCCGCAGAAGCGCTCGCAGCCCGCGCGATCAAGGGCGTCGACGGAGTCGTGCGCGGTCCCGAGCCGTCCGCAGCGACGATCGAGGCGTACGAGCGTGACTTCGCACGGAGAGCGGCGGCGCTCGACGCCGCCAGGACGGGCTCAGGAGACAAGGGCGACGCAGGCGACGCGCCGCGCCGCATCACGGTGAACGTCTACGCCCACGTGATCAAGCCGTCGGCCGGCAGCAAGACCGTCAGCCGCGCCAAGGTCCGCCGTCAGATCAAGATCGTCAACCGCGCGTTCGCCGGCAAGCAGTGGGGGCCGGCGCGCACGACGCGCATCCGCTTCAAGCTCAAGAGCACCGGCTACACCGTCAACCGCGCGTGGTACTACGCCGGTCTCGGCTCGAAGGAGTCGCGGCAGATGCGCAAGGCGCTCCACCGCGGCAAGAAGCGCACCCTCAACCTCTACATCGGTGCGCCGACCGTGCAGGGCGACCTCCAGGTCCTCGGCTACGCGACCTTCCCGCAGCGGCCCGCGAGCAAGCTCGCGACGGACGGTGTCGTGATCCACCGCGGGACCCTGCCGGGCGGCGGGTTCCGCCGCTACAACAAGGGCGACACCGCGGTGCACGAGATCGGGCACTGGCTCGGGCTCTACCACACGTTCCAGGGCGGGTGCGGCAAGAAGGGTGACCGGGTCGCCGACACGCCCCGCGAGCGGATCCCGAGCTTCGAGTGCCCGCGCGGACGCGACACCTGTCCGAGCCCGGGGGAGGACCCGATCCACAACTTCATGGACTACTCCTACGACCGGTGCATGCACCACTTCACGGCCGGTCAGACCGAACGCATGCGCAAGCTGTGGCGGGTGTATCGCCGCTGA
- a CDS encoding DUF3039 domain-containing protein yields the protein MSTTFSPGAQTSSDVRTQPRLDDGDHERFSHYVPKDRLTEAMIEGTPVVALCGKVWVPSRDPQRFPVCPECKEIWESLKSGDSGDDA from the coding sequence GTGTCGACGACCTTCAGCCCCGGAGCCCAGACGTCATCCGACGTCCGCACTCAGCCGCGTCTCGACGATGGCGACCACGAGCGCTTCTCGCACTACGTCCCGAAGGACAGGCTCACCGAGGCGATGATCGAGGGCACGCCGGTCGTGGCGCTCTGCGGGAAGGTGTGGGTGCCCAGCCGCGACCCGCAACGGTTCCCCGTGTGCCCGGAGTGCAAGGAGATCTGGGAGTCCCTGAAGTCGGGCGACTCCGGTGACGATGCCTGA